In Pseudomonas lalkuanensis, the following are encoded in one genomic region:
- a CDS encoding PA4780 family RIO1-like protein kinase produces MKTPKRLEPLLEDGLIDEVLRPLMSGKEASVYVVRCGSELRCAKVYKEANKRGFRQAAEYQEGRKVRNSRDARAMAKGSKYGRREREESWQNAEVSALFRLANAGVRVPKPYDFLDGVLLMELVSDGEGDAAPRLNDVDLTPEDAREFHAFMIGEIVKMLCAGLVHGDLSEFNVLLDPYGPVIIDLPQAVDAAGNNHAFRMLERDVGNMAAYFGQFAPELLYTRYAKEMWALYEEGKLTPETPLTGQFAEPEDAADLDAVMREIKAALADEARRQAVLAGQDEPEGREEPTPPWMRD; encoded by the coding sequence ATGAAGACCCCGAAGCGCCTCGAGCCATTGCTGGAAGATGGCCTGATCGATGAAGTCCTGCGCCCGCTGATGAGCGGCAAGGAAGCCTCCGTTTATGTCGTGCGTTGCGGCAGCGAGCTGCGTTGCGCCAAGGTCTACAAGGAGGCCAACAAGCGCGGATTCCGCCAGGCCGCCGAGTACCAGGAGGGCCGCAAGGTCCGCAACAGCCGCGACGCCCGCGCCATGGCCAAGGGCTCGAAGTACGGCCGCCGCGAGCGCGAGGAGTCCTGGCAGAACGCCGAGGTGTCGGCGCTGTTCCGCCTGGCCAATGCGGGTGTCCGGGTGCCCAAGCCCTACGACTTCCTCGACGGCGTGCTGCTGATGGAACTGGTCAGCGATGGCGAGGGCGATGCCGCCCCGCGCCTGAACGATGTCGACCTGACCCCCGAGGACGCCCGCGAATTCCATGCCTTCATGATTGGCGAGATCGTGAAGATGCTCTGCGCGGGCCTGGTGCATGGCGACCTGTCCGAGTTCAACGTGCTGCTCGATCCCTACGGCCCGGTGATCATCGACCTGCCCCAGGCGGTGGACGCCGCTGGCAACAACCACGCGTTCCGCATGCTGGAGCGTGATGTCGGCAACATGGCCGCCTATTTCGGGCAGTTCGCCCCCGAGTTGCTGTACACCCGGTACGCCAAGGAGATGTGGGCGCTCTACGAGGAAGGCAAACTGACCCCGGAGACCCCGCTCACCGGGCAGTTCGCCGAACCGGAGGACGCCGCCGATCTGGACGCGGTGATGCGCGAGATCAAGGCGGCCCTGGCCGATGAAGCCCGTCGCCAGGCCGTGCTGGCCGGGCAGGACGAACCGGAAGGACGCGAAGAACCGACGCCGCCGTGGATGCGCGACTGA
- a CDS encoding LysR family transcriptional regulator yields MEQLKRMAVFATVVERGSMVAAAEVLGMTASAVSQQIRKLEEETQVSLLHRTTRKLTLTEAGAVFYKSCAQVLELAQQAEQRLAELRDAPVGELRIAAPVGFSNGMLTEALAPLLEAHPGLSLQLFFHDEQIDLVEQRIDLAIRVGRQEDSSLVARHLADWPAVLCCAPAYLARSGAIQRPEQLLDLDWISLNGERQQHQLTFTGPRGEQQRLRLEPRVGCNNILAVRSFTLAGLGLSLQPEPEIREELASGRLLALLPEWQPTPVGLYIVTPRRDALPAKVRYAIEALRRGLSRRG; encoded by the coding sequence ATGGAGCAGCTCAAGCGCATGGCGGTATTCGCCACGGTGGTGGAGCGCGGCAGCATGGTGGCCGCGGCGGAAGTGCTCGGCATGACGGCTTCGGCGGTCAGCCAGCAGATCCGCAAGCTGGAGGAGGAAACCCAGGTCAGCCTGCTGCACCGCACTACCCGCAAGCTGACCCTGACCGAGGCCGGTGCGGTGTTCTACAAGAGCTGCGCGCAGGTGCTGGAACTGGCGCAGCAGGCCGAGCAGCGGCTGGCGGAGCTGCGCGACGCGCCGGTGGGCGAGTTGCGCATCGCCGCGCCCGTGGGTTTTTCCAACGGCATGCTGACCGAGGCCCTGGCGCCGCTGCTGGAGGCCCATCCGGGATTGAGCCTGCAGCTGTTCTTCCATGATGAGCAGATCGACCTGGTGGAACAGCGTATCGACCTCGCCATTCGTGTCGGCCGTCAGGAGGATTCCAGCCTGGTGGCCCGTCACCTCGCCGACTGGCCAGCGGTGCTCTGCTGCGCACCGGCCTACCTGGCCCGCAGCGGCGCGATCCAGCGTCCCGAACAATTGCTGGATCTGGACTGGATCAGCCTCAACGGCGAGCGCCAGCAGCATCAACTGACCTTCACCGGCCCCCGCGGCGAGCAGCAACGGCTGCGCCTGGAGCCGCGGGTGGGTTGCAACAACATCCTCGCGGTGCGCAGCTTCACCCTGGCCGGGCTTGGCCTGTCGTTGCAGCCGGAACCTGAAATACGCGAGGAACTGGCCAGCGGCCGCTTGCTGGCGCTGTTGCCCGAGTGGCAGCCGACGCCGGTGGGGCTGTATATCGTTACCCCGCGCCGCGACGCCCTGCCGGCCAAGGTGCGCTATGCCATAGAGGCCCTTCGTCGCGGCCTTTCACGACGTGGATAG
- the cueR gene encoding Cu(I)-responsive transcriptional regulator: protein MNIGQAAKKSGLTSKMIRYYEGIGLLPEAGRSDSGYRQYSSQDLHTLAFIKRSRDLGFSLEEVGRLLELWQDRQRASADVKALARDHIEALNRKIGELAGLRDTLQELVDHCQGDHRPDCPILKDLESGGCCH, encoded by the coding sequence ATGAACATCGGCCAAGCCGCGAAGAAGAGCGGGCTGACCTCCAAGATGATCCGCTACTACGAAGGCATCGGTCTGCTGCCGGAAGCGGGACGCAGCGACAGTGGCTACCGCCAGTACAGCAGCCAGGATCTGCACACCCTGGCCTTCATCAAGCGCTCGCGGGATCTGGGATTTTCACTGGAGGAAGTGGGCCGGCTGCTGGAGCTCTGGCAGGACCGCCAGCGCGCCAGCGCCGACGTCAAAGCCCTGGCCCGCGACCATATCGAGGCGCTGAACCGCAAGATCGGCGAACTGGCCGGCCTGCGCGACACCCTGCAGGAACTGGTGGATCACTGCCAGGGCGATCACCGCCCGGACTGCCCGATCCTCAAGGACTTGGAGTCAGGCGGCTGCTGCCACTGA
- a CDS encoding TetR family transcriptional regulator yields MRRTKEEAEKTRGAILVAAEHLFLENGVAHTSLEQIARAAGVTRGAVYWHFQNKAHLFHEMLSQVRLPQEQMIDRLGGCNGQDPMLSLRDLCLEAIVNLARDEQRQRIFNILLHRCEFTEELREAEERHYAFVDQFIQLCEALFARAPCRDRLRPGITSLQASRAVHGLVIGLFSDWTRDPKLFDPLTDAEPMVDALFRGLVKDWD; encoded by the coding sequence ATGCGCAGAACGAAAGAAGAAGCAGAGAAAACCCGTGGCGCGATCCTGGTCGCAGCCGAACATCTGTTCCTGGAAAACGGCGTGGCGCACACGTCCCTCGAGCAGATCGCCCGCGCCGCCGGCGTGACCCGAGGTGCCGTCTACTGGCATTTCCAGAACAAGGCGCATCTGTTCCACGAAATGCTGTCCCAGGTGCGCCTGCCCCAGGAGCAGATGATCGACCGCCTGGGCGGCTGCAACGGGCAGGACCCGATGCTGTCGCTGCGCGACCTGTGCCTGGAAGCCATCGTCAATCTGGCTCGCGACGAGCAGCGCCAGCGGATCTTCAACATCCTGTTGCACCGCTGCGAATTCACCGAGGAATTGCGTGAGGCCGAAGAGCGCCACTACGCCTTCGTCGATCAGTTCATCCAGCTTTGCGAAGCCCTGTTCGCCCGCGCGCCCTGCCGCGATCGCCTGCGCCCGGGCATCACATCGTTACAGGCGTCCCGTGCTGTGCACGGCCTGGTGATCGGTCTGTTCAGTGACTGGACCCGCGACCCGAAGCTGTTCGACCCGCTGACGGATGCCGAACCCATGGTGGACGCGCTGTTCCGCGGGCTGGTGAAGGATTGGGACTGA
- a CDS encoding heavy metal translocating P-type ATPase, translating into MTQSMSIDLPISGMTCASCAGRVERALAKVPGVQTASVNLATEQARVEAPGDSLAALVAAVEAAGYQVPAQRLELAIGGMTCASCAGRVERALRKVPGVAQVSVNLASERAHLELFGQPDSAALIQAVEGAGYSASLVDESHPPVDDAEARLSRERWAVLLALALALPLVVPMLLEWFGGHWMLPAWVQFVLATPVQFILGARFYRAAWKAVKAGAGNMDLLVAIGTSAGYGLSLYQWWATQPGQMPHLYFEASAVVIALVLLGKYLESRAKRQTSAAIRALEALRPERATRLREGREEEVAIAALQLGDLLVVKPGERFPADGEVSEGQSHADEALISGESLPVPKQPGDHVTAGAINGEGRLLVRTTALGGETVLARIIRLVEDAQAAKAPIQKLVDKVSQVFVPAVLFIAFATLVGWLLAGAGIETALINAVAVLVIACPCALGLATPTAIMAGTGVAARHGILIKDAEALEVAHAVQAVAFDKTGTLTSGSPRIAHLVALYGDEGELLQLAGALQRGSEHPLARAVLDACAERNLEAPTVDASQALAGRGIQGRVNGRLLALGNRRLLDEQNLPAGDLADHAKAWEAEGRTLSWLLELEPERRVLGLFAFGDTLKDGAADAVAALRDRAIHSHLITGDNRGSARVVAQALGIESVHAEVLPADKAATVAGLKANGAVVAMVGDGINDAPALAAADVGIAMGGGTDVAMHAAGITLMRGDPRLVPAALDISRRTYAKIRQNLFWAFIYNLIGIPLAAAGLLSPVVAGAAMALSSVSVVSNALLLKTWKPDE; encoded by the coding sequence ATGACCCAGTCGATGTCCATCGATCTGCCCATCAGCGGAATGACCTGCGCCAGCTGTGCTGGACGGGTCGAACGCGCCCTGGCCAAGGTGCCGGGCGTGCAGACCGCCAGCGTCAACCTGGCCACTGAACAGGCCCGCGTCGAGGCCCCCGGCGACAGCCTTGCGGCCCTGGTGGCGGCCGTTGAGGCGGCCGGTTACCAGGTTCCCGCCCAGCGCCTGGAACTCGCCATCGGCGGCATGACCTGCGCCAGTTGCGCCGGCCGCGTAGAGCGCGCACTGCGCAAGGTGCCCGGCGTAGCGCAGGTGAGCGTGAACCTGGCCAGCGAACGCGCCCATCTGGAGCTGTTCGGCCAGCCCGACAGCGCCGCGCTGATCCAGGCAGTGGAAGGCGCCGGCTACAGCGCCAGCCTGGTGGATGAATCCCATCCCCCCGTCGACGACGCCGAGGCCCGCCTGAGCCGTGAGCGCTGGGCGGTACTGCTCGCCCTCGCCCTGGCCCTCCCGCTGGTGGTGCCCATGCTGCTGGAATGGTTCGGCGGCCACTGGATGCTGCCGGCCTGGGTACAGTTCGTCCTGGCGACGCCGGTGCAATTCATCCTCGGTGCGCGCTTCTATCGCGCCGCCTGGAAGGCCGTGAAGGCCGGCGCCGGCAACATGGACCTGCTGGTGGCCATCGGCACCAGCGCCGGTTACGGCCTGAGCCTCTACCAATGGTGGGCCACGCAGCCCGGCCAGATGCCGCACCTGTATTTCGAAGCTTCGGCGGTAGTGATCGCCCTGGTGCTGCTGGGCAAGTACCTGGAAAGCCGCGCCAAGCGCCAGACCAGCGCCGCCATCCGGGCCCTGGAGGCCTTGCGGCCGGAACGCGCCACCCGCCTGCGCGAGGGGCGCGAGGAAGAAGTCGCCATCGCCGCCCTGCAACTGGGTGACCTGCTGGTGGTGAAGCCCGGCGAGCGTTTCCCGGCCGACGGCGAAGTCAGCGAGGGCCAGAGCCACGCCGATGAAGCCCTGATCAGCGGTGAAAGCCTGCCGGTACCGAAGCAGCCCGGCGACCACGTCACCGCTGGCGCCATCAACGGCGAAGGCCGGCTGCTGGTGCGCACCACGGCCCTCGGCGGCGAAACCGTGCTGGCGCGGATCATCCGCCTGGTGGAAGACGCCCAGGCGGCCAAGGCGCCGATCCAGAAGCTGGTGGACAAGGTCAGCCAGGTGTTCGTCCCGGCGGTCCTGTTCATCGCCTTCGCCACCCTGGTGGGCTGGCTGCTGGCCGGCGCCGGCATCGAAACGGCGCTGATCAACGCCGTGGCCGTGCTGGTGATCGCCTGCCCCTGCGCCCTCGGCCTGGCTACCCCCACCGCAATCATGGCCGGCACCGGTGTCGCTGCGCGTCACGGCATCCTGATCAAGGACGCCGAAGCCCTGGAAGTCGCTCACGCGGTTCAAGCGGTGGCCTTCGACAAGACCGGCACCCTGACCTCCGGCAGCCCGCGCATCGCCCACCTGGTAGCGCTGTACGGCGACGAAGGCGAGCTGCTGCAACTGGCCGGGGCCCTGCAGCGCGGCAGCGAGCACCCGCTGGCCAGGGCGGTGCTGGATGCCTGCGCCGAACGCAATCTCGAAGCCCCCACGGTGGACGCCAGCCAGGCTCTGGCCGGACGCGGCATCCAGGGGCGGGTGAACGGCCGGCTGCTGGCCCTCGGCAACCGTCGCCTGCTGGACGAGCAGAATCTCCCGGCCGGCGATCTGGCCGATCATGCCAAGGCCTGGGAAGCCGAAGGGCGTACCCTGTCCTGGCTGCTGGAACTGGAGCCGGAACGGCGCGTGCTGGGCCTGTTCGCCTTCGGCGACACCCTGAAGGATGGTGCGGCTGACGCCGTGGCGGCCCTGCGTGACCGCGCCATCCACAGCCATCTGATCACCGGCGACAACCGTGGCAGCGCGCGGGTGGTGGCCCAAGCCCTGGGCATCGAGTCGGTGCATGCCGAAGTGCTGCCGGCGGACAAGGCCGCCACCGTGGCCGGGCTCAAGGCCAATGGCGCCGTGGTCGCCATGGTCGGCGACGGCATCAACGACGCCCCGGCCCTGGCTGCCGCCGACGTCGGCATCGCCATGGGCGGCGGCACGGACGTGGCCATGCACGCCGCCGGCATCACCCTGATGCGCGGCGATCCGCGCCTGGTGCCGGCGGCCCTGGATATCTCCCGGCGCACCTATGCGAAGATCCGCCAGAACCTGTTCTGGGCCTTCATCTACAACCTGATCGGCATTCCCCTGGCCGCTGCCGGCCTGCTCAGCCCCGTGGTGGCGGGCGCGGCCATGGCGCTGTCCAGCGTCAGCGTGGTGAGCAACGCCCTGCTGCTGAAAACCTGGAAGCCGGACGAATGA
- a CDS encoding efflux RND transporter periplasmic adaptor subunit — protein sequence MPFVRSLPFSLALIVASASFAGSAGAADAPGGAPPAPEVVVETAKTAPLPLVLEYAGRTAGYREVEVRAQVSGILQQRTYTEGSRVKQGEILFRIDPRTYEAALARAKGALAQEQARYRQTERDLKRTRELQKKGYASESELDNAISNFEQSKANVEAAQAEVKARQIDLDYTTVEAPISGMTSKETRSEGSLIVAGDPNGSLLTQLTQLDPIYVNFAYPDTEAERLRDGVKNGKIELPPDGLLSADLKFGDGSTYPLSGRVDFTDSFVNTGTGTVSARAVVPNPEQKLLPGMFVRVLVKGFTRPQAITLPERALAQGPRGTFVYVVDKDGMARVRQVKTGDTRDGRWVIESGVSAGDRVIVEGLPKVRPDSPVKAVEASKAATEQASKQS from the coding sequence ATGCCGTTTGTTCGCAGCCTCCCCTTTAGCCTTGCACTAATCGTCGCAAGCGCCAGTTTTGCTGGATCAGCTGGTGCCGCCGATGCTCCAGGTGGTGCACCGCCCGCCCCGGAAGTGGTCGTGGAAACCGCCAAGACCGCGCCGTTGCCGCTGGTCCTGGAGTATGCCGGGCGCACTGCGGGCTATCGCGAGGTGGAGGTACGGGCCCAGGTGAGCGGCATCCTCCAGCAGCGCACCTACACCGAAGGCAGCCGGGTGAAGCAGGGCGAGATCCTCTTCCGCATCGATCCGCGTACCTACGAAGCGGCCCTGGCGCGGGCCAAGGGCGCCCTGGCCCAGGAGCAGGCGCGCTACCGCCAGACCGAACGTGATCTGAAACGTACCCGTGAACTGCAGAAGAAGGGCTACGCCAGCGAGAGCGAACTGGACAACGCGATTTCCAACTTCGAGCAGAGCAAGGCCAACGTCGAAGCCGCCCAGGCCGAGGTGAAGGCCCGTCAGATCGACCTCGACTACACCACGGTGGAAGCGCCCATCTCCGGCATGACCAGCAAGGAAACCCGTTCCGAGGGCAGCCTCATCGTGGCGGGCGACCCGAACGGCAGCTTGCTGACCCAACTCACCCAGCTCGATCCCATCTACGTCAACTTCGCCTACCCGGATACCGAGGCCGAACGCCTGCGTGACGGCGTGAAGAACGGCAAGATCGAGCTGCCGCCGGATGGCCTGCTGAGCGCCGACCTCAAGTTCGGCGACGGCTCCACCTACCCGCTTTCCGGCCGCGTGGACTTCACCGACAGCTTCGTCAACACCGGCACCGGCACCGTCAGCGCCCGGGCGGTGGTACCCAACCCCGAGCAGAAACTGCTGCCTGGCATGTTCGTGCGCGTCCTGGTGAAGGGCTTCACCCGGCCGCAGGCCATCACCCTGCCCGAACGCGCCCTGGCCCAGGGGCCGCGCGGCACCTTCGTCTACGTGGTCGACAAGGACGGCATGGCGCGGGTGCGCCAGGTGAAGACCGGGGATACCCGTGATGGCCGCTGGGTGATCGAGTCCGGCGTTTCCGCTGGCGACCGCGTGATAGTCGAAGGCCTGCCCAAGGTGCGCCCCGACTCGCCGGTGAAGGCGGTGGAGGCCAGCAAGGCCGCCACCGAACAAGCTTCCAAGCAATCTTGA
- a CDS encoding EamA family transporter — MSLPHILLALLVTLIWGVNFVFIKVGLEDFPPLLFCALRFALAALPLLFLRGPMPAPFWRIVQIGVLLGVIKFGILFVGMHMGMPAGLSSLVLQSQVFFTILLAALFLGERPSRRSLVGLVLAASGLVLIGLERPMGNSLVAFMMVIAAALAWAFSNIATKRAGATDMLRLICWVSLIPPLPLLALSYLLEGPEAMVTALTHPSWSGIGALLNVAFLATTVGYGLWSFLLHRYPASLVTPFALAVPVSGLLAGWLLLGEELSTSGWLACVVVFAGLAITVLPKSVIDRVFSGSSRLTPSP; from the coding sequence ATGTCTCTCCCGCACATTCTCCTGGCCCTGCTGGTCACCCTGATCTGGGGCGTCAACTTCGTGTTCATCAAGGTCGGCCTTGAGGACTTCCCGCCGCTGCTGTTCTGCGCCCTGCGCTTCGCCCTGGCGGCACTGCCGCTGCTGTTCCTGCGTGGGCCGATGCCGGCGCCGTTCTGGCGCATCGTGCAGATCGGCGTGCTGCTCGGGGTGATCAAGTTCGGCATCCTGTTCGTGGGCATGCACATGGGGATGCCGGCGGGCCTGTCGTCGCTGGTGCTGCAGAGCCAGGTGTTCTTCACCATCCTGCTGGCCGCCCTGTTCCTCGGCGAGCGACCCAGCCGCCGGAGCCTGGTGGGGCTGGTGCTGGCGGCGTCCGGCCTGGTGCTGATCGGGCTCGAACGGCCGATGGGGAATAGCCTGGTGGCGTTCATGATGGTGATCGCCGCAGCGCTGGCCTGGGCGTTCTCCAATATCGCCACCAAGCGCGCCGGAGCGACGGACATGTTGCGCTTGATCTGCTGGGTCAGCCTGATCCCGCCGTTACCGCTGCTGGCGCTTTCCTACCTGCTGGAGGGGCCGGAGGCCATGGTCACGGCCCTGACCCATCCCAGCTGGAGCGGGATTGGCGCGCTGCTCAACGTCGCCTTCCTCGCCACCACCGTCGGTTACGGCTTGTGGAGTTTCCTGTTGCATCGCTACCCGGCCAGCCTGGTGACGCCCTTCGCCCTCGCGGTGCCGGTATCCGGCCTGCTGGCCGGTTGGCTGCTGCTGGGCGAAGAGCTCAGCACGAGCGGTTGGCTCGCGTGTGTGGTGGTGTTCGCCGGCCTGGCGATCACGGTGCTGCCCAAGTCGGTGATCGATCGTGTCTTCAGTGGCAGCAGCCGCCTGACTCCAAGTCCTTGA
- a CDS encoding AraC family transcriptional regulator, translated as MSPNGQIDLQRQIPRLERLPRPLYARAESLRAGSWTARHTHDWVQLSYAISGVLGVHTAEGSYYAPPHWAVWVPAGLEHEVVTSMNAEMRSLYVRRDASAWAPERCRVLEVTPLARELIKAFCELPVEYPEGESAEARLAAVLLDQLRALPEAGFSLPMPAEPRLLRLCSELVAQPDLGHSLWEWAARLNTSEKTLTRAFQRETGLSFRQWRQRLRLLAALQPLEGGASVTEVALASGYESPSAFIAAFKGLFGVTPGELFRAG; from the coding sequence ATGTCGCCAAACGGACAAATCGACCTCCAACGCCAGATTCCCCGGCTCGAGCGGTTGCCCCGCCCCCTCTATGCCCGTGCGGAAAGCCTGCGCGCCGGTTCCTGGACGGCCCGTCACACCCACGACTGGGTGCAGCTTTCCTACGCCATCAGTGGCGTGCTCGGTGTGCACACCGCCGAGGGCAGCTACTACGCGCCACCGCATTGGGCGGTGTGGGTGCCGGCCGGGCTGGAGCATGAGGTGGTGACGTCGATGAACGCCGAGATGCGCAGTCTCTACGTGCGCCGCGATGCCAGCGCCTGGGCGCCTGAGCGTTGCCGGGTGCTGGAGGTGACGCCGCTGGCGCGGGAGCTGATCAAGGCCTTCTGCGAGCTGCCGGTGGAGTATCCCGAAGGCGAAAGCGCCGAGGCGCGGCTGGCAGCCGTGCTGCTGGACCAGCTGCGAGCCTTGCCGGAAGCGGGATTCTCCCTGCCGATGCCCGCCGAGCCGCGCCTGCTGCGGTTGTGCAGCGAGTTGGTGGCGCAGCCTGACCTCGGTCACAGCCTGTGGGAGTGGGCGGCGCGGCTGAACACCTCGGAAAAGACCCTGACCCGCGCCTTCCAGCGCGAGACGGGGCTGAGCTTTCGCCAGTGGCGGCAACGCCTGCGCCTGCTGGCCGCCCTGCAGCCCCTGGAGGGCGGCGCCAGCGTCACCGAGGTGGCGCTGGCCAGCGGCTATGAATCACCGTCGGCCTTCATCGCCGCATTCAAGGGGCTGTTCGGCGTGACGCCGGGTGAGTTGTTCCGGGCGGGGTAG
- the bfr gene encoding bacterioferritin has protein sequence MQGQAEVVEYLKDLLRGELAARDQYFLHSRMYQDWGFNKLFERINHEMEEETQHADALLQRILFLEATPDMRPRAIHPGQTVPDMLRADLKLEYEVRAALSKGITLCEKHKDYMSRDILAAQLKDTEEDHAYWLEQQLGLIDRIGLENYLQSQA, from the coding sequence ATGCAAGGTCAAGCCGAAGTGGTGGAGTACCTAAAGGACCTGTTGCGCGGCGAGCTGGCGGCCCGTGACCAGTACTTCCTGCATTCGCGGATGTACCAGGATTGGGGCTTCAACAAGCTCTTCGAGCGCATCAACCACGAAATGGAAGAAGAAACCCAGCACGCCGATGCGTTGCTGCAGCGCATCCTCTTCCTCGAAGCCACCCCGGACATGCGCCCGCGGGCCATCCATCCCGGCCAGACCGTACCGGACATGCTGCGCGCCGACCTCAAGCTGGAATATGAAGTACGCGCCGCGCTGAGCAAGGGCATCACCCTGTGCGAGAAGCACAAGGACTACATGAGCCGCGACATCCTCGCCGCCCAGCTCAAGGACACCGAAGAAGATCACGCCTACTGGCTGGAACAGCAGCTTGGCCTGATCGACCGCATCGGCCTGGAGAACTACCTGCAGTCGCAGGCCTGA
- a CDS encoding NAD(P)-dependent oxidoreductase, whose product MKIALIGATGFVGSAVLSEALQRGHQVTAIVRHPEKLPQHTSLAAVKGDAYDAAAIAKAVAGHDAVVHAFNPGWGEARIRELFIEGTRAIFAGVKQAGIKRLLVVGGAGSLYVAPNLQLIDTPDFPAEYKEGAEGARQALNLIREEQGLDWTFISPPALLEPGERSGRFRIGGDQLLMSGEHPARISVADLAVAIVDELEQPRHIGQRFTVGY is encoded by the coding sequence ATGAAAATCGCCCTGATCGGCGCCACCGGATTCGTCGGTTCCGCTGTCCTCAGCGAAGCCCTGCAACGCGGCCACCAGGTGACCGCCATCGTCCGCCACCCGGAAAAACTCCCCCAGCACACCAGCCTCGCCGCCGTCAAAGGCGATGCCTACGACGCCGCCGCCATCGCCAAGGCCGTCGCCGGGCATGACGCAGTGGTCCACGCCTTCAACCCGGGCTGGGGCGAAGCGCGGATTCGCGAATTGTTCATCGAAGGCACCCGCGCCATCTTCGCCGGGGTCAAGCAGGCCGGCATCAAGCGCCTGCTGGTGGTCGGCGGTGCGGGCAGCCTGTACGTCGCGCCGAACCTGCAACTGATCGACACGCCGGACTTCCCCGCCGAATACAAGGAAGGCGCGGAAGGCGCGCGCCAGGCACTCAACCTGATCCGCGAGGAACAGGGCCTGGACTGGACCTTCATCTCCCCGCCGGCCCTGCTGGAGCCGGGCGAGCGCAGCGGCCGCTTCCGCATCGGCGGCGACCAGTTGCTGATGAGCGGCGAACACCCGGCGCGCATCAGCGTGGCCGACCTTGCCGTGGCCATCGTCGACGAGCTCGAACAGCCCCGGCACATCGGCCAACGCTTCACTGTCGGTTACTGA
- a CDS encoding heavy-metal-associated domain-containing protein, translating into MQVFKVQGMSCGHCVRAITQAVQARDQAADVQVDLAAGEVRVASRLAEEQVLEAIREEGYQAEAA; encoded by the coding sequence ATGCAGGTATTCAAGGTTCAAGGCATGTCCTGCGGGCATTGCGTCCGCGCCATCACCCAGGCCGTGCAGGCCCGCGACCAGGCCGCCGACGTGCAGGTGGACCTGGCGGCGGGTGAAGTCCGGGTCGCCAGCCGGCTGGCGGAGGAACAAGTGCTGGAGGCGATCCGCGAAGAGGGTTATCAGGCCGAGGCGGCCTGA
- a CDS encoding DUF2218 domain-containing protein, which yields MSLTASAHVATANPARYITRLCKHFAHRVPVNYDEHQGRIEFDLGLGLLRAEGDGLTLAVESQGTEGLERLKDIVGSHFVRVAWQEELTLEWR from the coding sequence ATGTCCCTGACCGCATCCGCCCATGTCGCCACTGCCAACCCGGCGCGCTACATCACCCGCCTGTGCAAGCACTTCGCCCACCGCGTGCCGGTGAACTACGACGAACATCAGGGCCGCATCGAGTTCGACCTGGGCCTCGGCCTGCTCCGCGCCGAAGGTGACGGCCTGACCCTGGCCGTGGAAAGCCAGGGCACCGAGGGTCTGGAACGCCTGAAGGACATCGTCGGCAGCCACTTCGTGCGGGTGGCCTGGCAGGAAGAGCTGACGCTGGAGTGGCGATAA